In one Pseudomonas sp. Bout1 genomic region, the following are encoded:
- the bioD gene encoding dethiobiotin synthase, giving the protein MSAAYFITGTDTDVGKTTVAAGLLHAARQAGKSTAAGKPVASGCQLTPKGLRNSDALALLAECSLPLTYAEVNPVAFEPAIAPHLAAREAGVALTVQSLLKPMQHILAKQADFTLIEGAGGWRVPLADQDNLSDLAQALKLPVILVVGVRLGCISHALLTAEAIARDGLPLAGWVANIIDPKTSRLEENLATLAERLPAPCLGRVPKLKHPSAEAVAEYLQLDLLD; this is encoded by the coding sequence ATGAGTGCCGCTTACTTCATCACGGGGACCGACACCGACGTCGGCAAGACCACCGTCGCCGCCGGCCTGCTACATGCCGCGCGGCAAGCCGGCAAGAGCACCGCGGCGGGCAAGCCGGTGGCCTCGGGCTGCCAGCTGACGCCCAAGGGCCTGCGCAATTCGGATGCCCTGGCGTTGCTGGCTGAGTGTTCGTTGCCCTTGACCTATGCCGAGGTCAACCCGGTGGCGTTTGAGCCGGCCATCGCACCGCATCTGGCGGCCCGCGAAGCCGGTGTGGCGCTGACGGTGCAGTCGTTGTTGAAGCCCATGCAGCATATTCTGGCCAAGCAGGCAGACTTCACCCTGATTGAAGGCGCAGGCGGTTGGCGCGTGCCATTGGCCGATCAGGACAACTTGTCGGACCTGGCCCAGGCGCTGAAGCTGCCGGTGATCCTGGTGGTGGGCGTGCGGCTGGGCTGTATCAGCCATGCGCTACTGACCGCCGAAGCCATCGCCCGGGACGGTCTGCCGCTGGCGGGCTGGGTGGCGAATATCATCGACCCCAAGACCTCTCGTCTGGAAGAAAACCTCGCGACCCTGGCGGAACGGCTGCCCGCACCATGCCTGGGGCGGGTGCCGAAGCTCAAGCACCCCAGCGCCGAAGCGGTTGCCGAGTACTTGCAGTTGGACCTGCTTGACTAG
- the bioC gene encoding malonyl-ACP O-methyltransferase BioC, producing MTDLSHVLPGGLPDKRQVAASFSRAAASYDSVAELQRAVGHELLRRVPDGISPQRWLDLGCGTGYFSRVLGQSLPNSQGLALDIAEGMLNHARPMGGAQYFIAGDAERLPLQDASCGLIYSSLAVQWCSDFAAVLSEARRVLQPGGVLAFASLCVGTLDELRESWRAADGMVHVNRFRPFSAYEQLCAASGLRVRSLEQCPHVLHYPDVRSLTHELKALGAHNLNPGRPGGLTGRARIVALVQAYEQFRQAQGLPATYQVVYAVLEKPL from the coding sequence ATGACTGATTTGTCCCATGTATTACCGGGCGGCTTGCCAGACAAGCGCCAGGTGGCAGCCTCCTTTTCCCGCGCAGCCGCCAGTTACGACAGTGTTGCCGAGTTGCAGCGTGCGGTGGGTCACGAGTTGCTACGACGTGTGCCCGACGGTATTTCGCCACAGCGCTGGCTGGACCTGGGCTGCGGTACGGGCTATTTCAGCCGTGTGTTGGGCCAGTCACTTCCCAACAGCCAGGGTTTGGCCCTGGATATCGCCGAGGGCATGCTCAACCACGCTCGGCCCATGGGCGGTGCGCAGTATTTCATCGCCGGCGATGCCGAGCGTTTACCGTTGCAGGACGCCAGTTGCGGGCTGATCTACTCCAGCTTGGCGGTGCAGTGGTGCTCGGACTTTGCGGCCGTACTCAGCGAAGCGCGGCGGGTATTGCAGCCCGGCGGCGTGCTGGCATTTGCCAGCCTGTGTGTGGGAACGCTGGATGAGTTGCGCGAAAGCTGGCGCGCGGCGGATGGCATGGTTCACGTGAACCGCTTCCGGCCGTTCAGTGCTTATGAGCAGCTGTGCGCGGCCAGTGGCTTGCGGGTGCGTAGCCTGGAGCAGTGTCCTCATGTGCTGCACTACCCCGACGTGCGCAGCCTGACCCATGAATTGAAAGCCTTGGGTGCACACAATCTGAACCCCGGGCGCCCCGGAGGCTTGACGGGGCGGGCGCGGATTGTTGCACTGGTGCAAGCCTACGAGCAGTTCCGCCAGGCCCAGGGCCTGCCGGCGACCTATCAAGTGGTGTACGCCGTCCTGGAGAAACCTCTATGA
- a CDS encoding alpha/beta fold hydrolase codes for MRDRLILLPGWGLGVSPLEPLAAALQGLDEHLQVQIEPLPDVESDDLQEWLDELDSTLPQDVWLGGWSLGGMLAAELAARRGDHCCGLLTFASNASFVAWSRWDHGMHEEDFIAFLNGCRLDPVATLKRFSLLCARGSSDPRSLARLLLAGAPKTTAQTLLSGLELLGRLDTRQALVDFQGPQLHLFAGLDGLVPAEVASELFALLPDVEIGLIEQAGHAFLLEDPHGVAGAIQAFLHECGDD; via the coding sequence ATGCGTGATCGACTGATATTGCTGCCTGGCTGGGGCCTCGGCGTTTCGCCGCTGGAACCGTTGGCGGCGGCGTTGCAGGGCTTGGATGAGCATTTGCAGGTGCAGATCGAACCGTTGCCGGACGTGGAGTCGGACGACCTTCAAGAGTGGCTCGATGAGCTGGATTCGACCTTGCCCCAAGACGTCTGGCTGGGTGGTTGGTCCCTCGGCGGCATGCTTGCTGCCGAGTTGGCCGCCCGGCGCGGTGATCATTGTTGCGGTTTGCTCACCTTTGCCAGCAACGCAAGCTTCGTGGCCTGGTCTCGCTGGGACCATGGCATGCACGAAGAGGATTTTATTGCGTTTCTTAACGGTTGCCGCCTTGATCCGGTTGCGACGTTAAAACGCTTCAGTCTGCTTTGCGCCCGGGGTTCCAGCGATCCCCGATCACTTGCTCGGCTATTGCTGGCGGGTGCCCCTAAAACCACCGCGCAGACCTTGCTCAGTGGTCTGGAACTGTTGGGCCGATTGGACACCCGTCAGGCGTTGGTGGACTTTCAAGGGCCGCAGTTGCATCTGTTTGCCGGGCTAGACGGGCTGGTTCCGGCTGAAGTGGCCAGTGAGTTGTTCGCCTTGTTGCCTGACGTTGAAATCGGCCTGATTGAACAGGCCGGTCACGCTTTTCTACTGGAGGACCCCCACGGTGTAGCGGGGGCCATCCAGGCTTTTTTGCATGAGTGCGGTGATGACTGA
- the bioF gene encoding 8-amino-7-oxononanoate synthase translates to MSFDLAARLAARRAEHLYRQRPLLQSPQGPEVVVDGQPLLAFCNNDYLGLANHPQVIEAWRAGAARWGVGGGASHLVIGHSTPHHELEEALADLTGRPRALLFTTGYMANLGAVTALVGQGDTVLEDRLNHASLLDAGLLSGARFNRYLHNDAVSLAKRLEKATGNTLVVTDGVFSMDGDLADLPALAREARAKGAWLMVDDAHGFGPLGANGGGIVEHFGLSLEDVPVLVGTLGKAFGTAGAFVAGSEELIESLIQFARPYIYTTSQPPALACATLKSLELLRTEHWRREHLNGLIRQFRQGAEQIGLELMDSFTPIQPIMIGNSARAVRLSQMLRERGLMVTAIRPPTVPAGSARLRVTLTAAHSEAQVQLLLNALEECFRLLGQEPDHA, encoded by the coding sequence ATGTCTTTCGATCTCGCCGCGCGTCTTGCGGCTCGTCGTGCCGAACACCTGTATCGCCAACGTCCACTGCTGCAGAGCCCGCAAGGCCCTGAAGTGGTGGTCGACGGCCAGCCGTTGCTGGCGTTCTGCAACAACGATTACCTGGGCCTGGCCAATCACCCGCAAGTGATTGAAGCCTGGCGCGCGGGCGCGGCTCGCTGGGGCGTGGGTGGCGGCGCTTCGCATCTGGTGATCGGCCACAGCACGCCGCACCATGAACTGGAAGAGGCCCTGGCCGACCTCACCGGGCGCCCGCGGGCGCTGCTGTTCACCACTGGTTACATGGCCAACCTCGGAGCCGTCACGGCGCTGGTGGGGCAGGGCGATACGGTGCTGGAAGACCGCCTTAACCACGCCTCATTGCTGGATGCCGGTTTGCTCTCCGGCGCGCGCTTCAACCGTTATCTGCACAACGACGCCGTCAGCCTGGCCAAGCGCCTGGAGAAAGCCACCGGCAATACGCTGGTTGTGACCGACGGCGTTTTCAGCATGGACGGCGACCTGGCTGACCTGCCGGCGCTGGCCCGTGAAGCCCGTGCCAAGGGTGCGTGGCTGATGGTGGATGACGCCCATGGCTTCGGGCCTTTGGGCGCCAACGGTGGTGGGATCGTCGAGCATTTTGGCTTGAGCCTGGAAGATGTGCCGGTGCTGGTCGGCACCCTCGGCAAGGCCTTCGGTACCGCCGGCGCATTTGTGGCGGGCAGCGAAGAGCTGATCGAAAGCCTGATCCAGTTCGCCCGCCCGTACATCTACACCACCAGCCAACCGCCCGCGCTGGCCTGCGCCACGTTGAAGAGCCTGGAACTGCTGCGCACCGAGCATTGGCGACGTGAACATTTGAACGGGCTGATCCGCCAGTTCCGCCAGGGCGCCGAGCAGATTGGTCTGGAGTTGATGGACAGTTTCACGCCGATCCAGCCAATCATGATTGGTAACAGCGCCCGTGCCGTGCGTTTGTCGCAGATGCTGCGCGAGCGCGGGCTGATGGTAACTGCGATCCGCCCGCCAACCGTGCCCGCCGGCAGCGCCCGCCTGCGGGTGACCCTGACGGCGGCCCACAGCGAAGCCCAGGTGCAGCTATTGTTAAACGCATTGGAAGAGTGTTTCCGCTTGTTAGGCCAGGAGCCCGACCATGCGTGA
- the bioB gene encoding biotin synthase BioB: protein MSASITANLRHDWSLAEVKALFVQPFNDLLFQAQTVHRAHFDANRVQVSTLLSIKTGACPEDCKYCPQSGHYNTGLEKEKLMEVQKVLEEAARAKAIGSTRFCMGAAWKHPSAKDMPYVLEMVKGVKAMGLETCMTLGRLDQDQTEALAQAGLDYYNHNLDTSPEFYGSIITTRTYGERLQTLAYVRDSGMKICSGGILGMGESLDDRANLLIQLANLPEHPESVPINMLVKVAGTPLENADDIDPFDFIRMLAVARILMPQSHVRLSAGREAMNEQMQALAFFAGANSIFYGDKLLTTANPQADKDMQLFSRLGILPEAREEHADEVHQAAIEQALVEQKSSEQFYNAAV from the coding sequence ATGAGCGCCAGCATCACTGCCAACCTGCGTCACGATTGGTCTTTAGCCGAAGTCAAAGCGCTGTTCGTGCAGCCCTTCAATGACCTGTTGTTTCAGGCGCAGACCGTGCACCGCGCGCATTTCGACGCCAACCGCGTCCAGGTTTCCACCCTGCTGTCGATCAAGACCGGCGCTTGCCCGGAAGATTGCAAATATTGTCCGCAGTCGGGCCACTACAACACTGGCCTGGAAAAAGAGAAGCTGATGGAGGTGCAGAAGGTCCTCGAAGAGGCCGCTCGCGCCAAGGCCATCGGCTCGACACGTTTCTGCATGGGCGCTGCCTGGAAGCATCCATCGGCCAAAGACATGCCCTACGTGCTGGAAATGGTCAAAGGCGTGAAGGCCATGGGCCTGGAAACCTGCATGACCCTCGGCCGCCTCGACCAGGACCAGACCGAAGCCCTGGCCCAGGCCGGCCTCGACTACTACAACCACAACCTTGATACGTCGCCGGAGTTCTACGGCTCGATCATCACCACCCGTACCTATGGCGAGCGCCTGCAAACCCTGGCATACGTGCGTGATTCGGGGATGAAGATCTGCTCTGGCGGCATCCTCGGCATGGGCGAGTCCCTTGATGACCGCGCCAACCTGCTGATCCAGCTGGCCAACCTGCCGGAGCATCCGGAATCGGTGCCGATCAACATGCTGGTGAAAGTGGCCGGTACGCCGCTGGAAAACGCCGACGACATCGACCCGTTCGACTTCATCCGCATGCTGGCGGTGGCGCGCATCCTGATGCCGCAGTCCCATGTGCGGCTGTCGGCCGGGCGTGAGGCGATGAACGAGCAGATGCAGGCCCTGGCGTTTTTTGCCGGTGCCAACTCGATTTTCTACGGCGACAAACTGCTGACCACCGCCAACCCGCAGGCGGATAAAGACATGCAGCTGTTCTCGCGCCTGGGCATCTTGCCGGAGGCCCGCGAAGAGCACGCCGATGAAGTGCACCAGGCGGCGATCGAGCAGGCATTGGTGGAACAGAAGAGCAGCGAGCAGTTTTACAACGCTGCTGTTTAA
- a CDS encoding ComF family protein has protein sequence MHCQLENKHEVYIWSKNNQICLVCDESSETAHSICNVCETELPWLMDHCEVCALPLPMAGLVCGQCLKQPPAFKQVVAPWSYSFPVDSLISRFKHQARWPLGHLLAHLLGQFLQHRYEDAGLARPDCLLPVPLARKRLRERGYNQAAMLARWLSKDLNIPYDEHLLLRPHETLAQQDLDAKTRQRNLLQAFALTDGAQVKGRHLALVDDVLTTGATANSLARLLMGAGARQVDVYCLARTPKPGT, from the coding sequence ATGCACTGTCAACTTGAGAACAAACACGAGGTTTACATCTGGTCAAAAAACAACCAAATCTGTTTAGTCTGCGACGAAAGCAGCGAAACAGCCCATTCCATCTGCAACGTCTGCGAAACCGAGCTGCCCTGGCTGATGGATCACTGTGAAGTATGCGCGCTGCCGCTGCCCATGGCAGGTCTGGTGTGTGGCCAATGCCTCAAGCAACCACCCGCGTTTAAACAGGTGGTTGCACCCTGGTCCTACAGCTTTCCCGTCGACAGCCTGATCAGCCGTTTCAAGCATCAGGCCCGCTGGCCACTGGGGCATTTGCTCGCGCACCTGTTGGGGCAATTCCTGCAACACCGTTATGAAGATGCCGGGCTGGCGCGCCCCGACTGCCTGCTGCCCGTGCCTCTGGCCCGCAAGCGCCTACGAGAACGGGGTTACAACCAGGCGGCAATGCTCGCGCGCTGGTTGAGCAAGGACTTGAACATTCCTTACGATGAACACCTGCTGTTACGGCCTCATGAAACCTTGGCACAGCAGGACCTGGACGCCAAGACCCGCCAGCGCAACCTGCTCCAGGCCTTTGCCTTGACGGACGGCGCCCAGGTTAAAGGCCGCCACCTGGCGCTGGTCGACGACGTACTCACCACCGGCGCCACCGCCAATAGCCTCGCCCGGCTGTTGATGGGCGCCGGTGCCCGCCAGGTCGATGTGTATTGCCTGGCGCGTACGCCCAAGCCGGGCACATGA
- a CDS encoding TOBE domain-containing protein has translation MSLPTLLSQHIVRRPQRIALLQHIAEQGSITRAAKSAGLSYKAAWDAIDELNNLAQKPLVQRSVGGKGGGGAKLTAEGERVLRLYQRLQVLQAQVLDSAEDASDFNLLGRLMLRTSARNQLHGRVIAVDNHGRNDLIRLELAAGLTLDAQITHDSTLRLELEIGTEVVALIKAGWLEVLAASQPATPGHNCQEGKIEAILDAEDGPSEVRITLPNGQVLCALAQPHALAQIGATEGLQVKVQFSPSNVLLGTPV, from the coding sequence ATGTCCCTGCCAACCCTCTTGAGCCAACACATCGTCCGTCGCCCCCAGCGCATTGCGCTGCTGCAACACATTGCCGAACAGGGCTCCATCACCCGCGCGGCCAAGAGCGCAGGCTTGAGCTACAAAGCGGCGTGGGACGCCATCGACGAGCTGAATAACCTGGCGCAAAAGCCCCTGGTGCAGCGCAGCGTCGGCGGCAAGGGCGGTGGTGGCGCCAAGCTGACGGCCGAAGGCGAACGGGTGCTGCGCCTTTACCAGCGCCTGCAAGTGTTGCAAGCCCAGGTGCTGGACTCTGCCGAAGACGCCAGCGACTTCAACCTGCTGGGCCGCCTGATGCTGCGCACCAGCGCACGCAACCAGTTGCACGGCCGGGTCATTGCCGTGGACAACCATGGCCGCAATGACCTGATTCGGTTGGAGCTGGCCGCCGGGCTCACCCTGGATGCACAGATCACCCACGACAGCACGTTGCGCCTGGAGCTGGAGATTGGCACCGAAGTCGTTGCCCTGATCAAAGCCGGCTGGCTCGAAGTGCTGGCTGCCTCGCAACCAGCAACACCTGGACACAATTGCCAGGAAGGAAAAATCGAGGCCATTCTCGACGCCGAAGACGGCCCCAGCGAGGTCCGCATCACCCTGCCCAATGGCCAGGTTTTATGTGCCTTGGCCCAGCCCCACGCGCTTGCGCAGATCGGCGCCACCGAAGGCCTGCAGGTGAAGGTGCAGTTTTCCCCCAGCAACGTACTGCTGGGCACCCCGGTGTAA
- a CDS encoding PhoX family phosphatase: MSLLEENQATDLEQMVGLTRRRFIGAGALCGAAMFLGGNLLTRSAQAVSAASNSPLLGFTSIASATSDTITLPPGYSASVLISWGQPLHKNAPAFDPSGNGTAKAQEQQFGDNNDGMSLFAFPGDDNRALMAINNEYTNYRYLYAHGGAPQSAEDVRKALASEGVSVIEVRRKGDTWQFVQDSRYNRRIHGNSPIRFGGPAAGHAWLKTSADKTGKKVLGTFQNCANGKTPWGTYLTCEENFTDCFGSSNPQQTFDAGQKRYGVVAASKDINWHPHDPRFDMARNPNELNRHGWVVEIDPFDPQSTPVKRTALGRFKHENAALAQTRDGRAVVYMGDDERGEFIYKFISRDKINHKNPKANKDLLDHGTLYVAIFDAGDGNADHPKGQGQWVELTHGKNGIDAGTGFTSQAEVLIHARLAASVVKATRMDRPEWIVVSPTDGQVYCTLTNNAKRGEDGQPAGGPNPREKNVYGQILRWKANADDHAAPDFSWDLFVVAGNPTVHAGTPKGGSSNINPQNMFNSPDGLGFDKAGRLWILTDGDYSNGGDFAGMGNNQMLCADPATGEIRRFMVGPVACEVTGISFSPDQKTLFVGIQHPGETGGSTWPEHLPNGKPRSSVMAIRRDDGGVVGA, from the coding sequence ATGAGCCTATTAGAAGAAAACCAAGCCACCGACCTGGAACAGATGGTCGGCCTCACCCGCCGGCGTTTTATCGGCGCCGGCGCCCTGTGCGGTGCGGCGATGTTCCTCGGCGGCAACCTGCTGACCCGCAGCGCCCAGGCGGTGAGTGCCGCCTCAAACAGTCCCTTGCTGGGTTTCACCAGCATTGCCTCTGCCACCAGTGACACCATCACCCTGCCGCCTGGCTACAGCGCTTCGGTGCTGATCAGTTGGGGCCAGCCGCTGCACAAAAACGCGCCGGCCTTCGACCCCAGCGGCAACGGCACGGCCAAGGCCCAGGAACAACAGTTCGGCGACAACAACGACGGCATGAGCCTGTTCGCCTTCCCCGGTGACGACAACCGCGCGCTGATGGCGATCAACAACGAATACACCAACTACCGCTACCTCTACGCCCACGGCGGCGCGCCGCAATCGGCCGAAGACGTGCGCAAGGCGCTGGCCAGCGAAGGCGTGTCGGTGATCGAAGTGCGGCGTAAAGGCGACACCTGGCAGTTCGTCCAGGATTCGCGCTACAACCGGCGCATCCACGGCAACTCGCCGATCCGCTTCGGCGGCCCTGCGGCGGGCCATGCCTGGCTGAAAACCAGCGCCGACAAAACCGGCAAAAAAGTCCTCGGCACCTTCCAGAACTGCGCCAACGGCAAGACCCCGTGGGGCACGTATCTCACCTGCGAAGAAAACTTCACCGACTGCTTCGGCAGCAGCAACCCGCAACAAACCTTCGACGCCGGGCAGAAACGCTACGGTGTGGTGGCCGCCAGCAAAGACATCAACTGGCACCCGCACGACCCACGCTTCGACATGGCCAGGAACCCCAACGAACTCAACCGCCATGGTTGGGTGGTGGAAATCGACCCGTTCGACCCGCAATCCACGCCGGTCAAACGCACCGCCCTGGGCCGCTTCAAGCATGAAAACGCTGCCCTGGCGCAAACCCGCGATGGCCGCGCCGTGGTGTACATGGGCGACGACGAGCGCGGCGAGTTCATCTACAAGTTCATCAGCCGCGACAAGATCAATCACAAGAACCCCAAGGCCAACAAGGACCTGCTGGACCACGGCACCTTGTACGTGGCGATCTTCGACGCGGGCGACGGCAATGCCGACCATCCCAAGGGCCAGGGCCAATGGGTCGAACTGACCCACGGCAAGAACGGCATCGACGCCGGCACGGGGTTCACCAGCCAGGCCGAAGTGCTGATTCATGCACGCCTGGCTGCCAGCGTAGTGAAAGCCACCCGCATGGACCGCCCGGAATGGATCGTGGTCAGCCCCACCGACGGCCAGGTGTATTGCACCCTGACCAACAACGCCAAGCGCGGTGAAGATGGCCAGCCGGCAGGCGGCCCGAACCCGCGGGAGAAAAACGTCTACGGGCAGATCCTGCGCTGGAAAGCCAATGCCGACGATCACGCCGCGCCGGACTTCAGCTGGGACCTGTTTGTGGTGGCCGGCAATCCGACCGTGCACGCCGGGACGCCAAAGGGCGGCTCGTCTAACATCAACCCGCAGAACATGTTCAACAGCCCGGACGGCCTGGGCTTCGACAAGGCCGGGCGGTTGTGGATCCTCACCGATGGCGACTACAGCAATGGCGGCGACTTTGCCGGCATGGGCAACAACCAGATGCTGTGTGCAGACCCTGCGACCGGTGAGATTCGCCGGTTCATGGTGGGGCCGGTGGCCTGTGAAGTGACCGGGATCAGCTTTTCGCCGGACCAGAAAACCCTGTTTGTGGGGATCCAGCATCCGGGGGAAACCGGTGGCTCGACCTGGCCGGAACACCTGCCGAATGGCAAGCCACGGTCCTCGGTGATGGCGATTCGTCGGGATGATGGCGGGGTCGTCGGCGCCTGA
- a CDS encoding serine/threonine protein kinase codes for MAHPFETLTPDLVLDAVESIGFLSDARILALNSYENRVYQVGIEDSEPLIAKFYRPQRWTNEAILEEHSFTFELAECDVPVVAPMIHNGESLFEHAGFRFTLFPRRGGRAPEPGNLDQLYRLGQLLGRLHAVGSTRPFEHREALGVKNFGHDSLNTLLEGNFIPKSLLPAYESVARDLLKRVEEVYKATPHKNIRMHGDCHPGNMMCRDEMFHIVDLDDCRMGPAVQDLWMMLAGDRQECLGQLSELMDGYQEFHDFDPRELALIEPLRALRLMHYSAWLARRWDDPAFPHSFPWFGSERYWGDQVLALREQLSALNEEPLKLF; via the coding sequence ATGGCACACCCGTTTGAAACACTGACCCCTGACCTGGTGCTCGACGCTGTCGAAAGCATCGGTTTCCTCAGCGACGCCCGCATCCTCGCGCTCAACAGCTACGAAAACCGTGTGTACCAGGTCGGCATCGAAGATTCCGAGCCCCTGATCGCCAAGTTCTACCGGCCCCAGCGCTGGACCAACGAAGCGATCCTCGAAGAACACAGCTTTACCTTCGAACTGGCCGAGTGCGATGTGCCGGTGGTGGCGCCGATGATTCACAACGGCGAGAGCCTGTTTGAACACGCAGGCTTCCGCTTCACTCTGTTCCCGCGCCGTGGTGGCCGCGCGCCGGAGCCGGGCAACCTCGACCAGCTGTATCGCCTCGGCCAGTTGCTGGGGCGCCTGCACGCAGTCGGCTCCACCCGCCCCTTCGAACACCGTGAAGCCCTGGGCGTGAAGAATTTCGGTCACGATTCGCTGAACACGCTGCTGGAAGGAAATTTCATTCCCAAGAGCCTGCTGCCGGCCTACGAGTCCGTGGCCCGCGACCTGCTCAAGCGGGTGGAAGAGGTCTACAAGGCCACGCCCCACAAGAACATCCGCATGCACGGCGATTGCCACCCCGGCAACATGATGTGCCGCGACGAGATGTTCCACATCGTCGACCTCGACGATTGCCGCATGGGCCCCGCCGTCCAGGACCTGTGGATGATGCTCGCCGGTGACCGCCAGGAATGCCTGGGGCAGCTGTCGGAACTGATGGACGGCTACCAGGAATTCCATGACTTCGACCCGCGCGAGCTGGCCCTGATCGAACCGCTGCGCGCCCTGCGCCTGATGCACTACAGCGCGTGGCTCGCACGGCGCTGGGACGACCCGGCGTTCCCCCACAGCTTCCCGTGGTTTGGCAGCGAACGTTACTGGGGCGACCAGGTGCTCGCGTTGCGCGAGCAGTTGTCGGCGCTCAATGAAGAACCCTTGAAACTGTTCTAA
- the rarD gene encoding EamA family transporter RarD, with protein MQAANPRRGYILGLSAYIIWGLFPIYFKAIASVPAAEIIVNRVLWSALFGSLLLMVWKHPGWYRELRDNPRRLAILALSGTLIAANWLTYVWSVNSGRMLEASLGYYINPLVNVLLGMVILGERLRRLQWVAVGLAAVGVAQQVWQVGSLPWVSLVLAATFGFYGLIRKQAPVKALPGLVVETWMLVPIAIAWLLFNPSAHSAQMEFWSTSEAWWLVAAGPVTLIPLVCFNAAARHLPYTALGFLQYVAPTLVLLEAVLLFNEHLAPATLIAFCFIWAGLVVYSLDAWLTVRKN; from the coding sequence ATGCAAGCCGCCAACCCCCGTCGCGGGTACATATTAGGCCTGAGTGCCTACATCATCTGGGGCCTGTTCCCGATCTACTTCAAAGCCATCGCCAGCGTTCCCGCCGCCGAAATCATCGTCAACCGCGTGCTGTGGTCGGCGCTGTTCGGCAGTTTGTTGCTGATGGTCTGGAAACACCCCGGCTGGTATCGTGAACTGCGGGACAACCCCCGGCGCCTGGCGATCCTGGCCCTGAGCGGCACCTTGATCGCGGCCAACTGGCTGACCTATGTGTGGTCGGTGAACAGTGGCCGGATGCTTGAGGCCAGCCTGGGTTACTACATCAACCCGCTGGTGAATGTGCTGCTGGGCATGGTGATCCTGGGTGAGCGCCTGCGCCGCCTGCAGTGGGTGGCCGTGGGCCTGGCGGCAGTAGGTGTGGCGCAACAGGTGTGGCAAGTCGGCAGCCTGCCTTGGGTGTCACTGGTGCTGGCAGCCACCTTTGGTTTCTACGGCTTGATCCGCAAGCAGGCGCCGGTCAAGGCGCTGCCCGGTCTGGTAGTGGAAACCTGGATGCTGGTGCCGATTGCCATCGCATGGCTGCTGTTCAACCCGTCTGCCCACAGCGCGCAGATGGAATTCTGGAGCACCTCCGAAGCGTGGTGGTTGGTGGCCGCTGGCCCGGTGACGCTGATCCCGCTGGTGTGTTTCAACGCCGCCGCGCGGCACTTGCCCTACACCGCCCTGGGCTTCCTGCAATACGTGGCGCCCACCCTGGTGCTGCTGGAAGCGGTGCTGCTGTTCAATGAACACCTGGCGCCAGCCACGCTGATTGCCTTTTGCTTTATCTGGGCCGGGCTGGTGGTTTACAGCCTCGACGCCTGGCTGACCGTGCGGAAAAACTGA
- a CDS encoding glycine cleavage system protein R, with protein MDHLVLTVIAPDKPGVVERIAQCIASHGGNWLESRMAHMAGQFAGILRVSVPAENRLDLIGALEDLSTHGIRVLQGESSSVAASESQPIAMTLVGNDRPGIVRDITALLSKQGVNLERLITDVRPAPMSSDPLFHADALLAVPLTLPLETLQAALETLADDLMVELELRSEE; from the coding sequence ATGGACCATCTCGTACTGACTGTCATCGCCCCGGACAAACCCGGCGTGGTTGAACGCATCGCCCAATGCATCGCCTCCCATGGTGGCAACTGGCTGGAAAGCCGCATGGCGCACATGGCCGGGCAGTTTGCCGGGATTCTGCGGGTGAGCGTGCCAGCGGAAAATCGTCTGGATTTGATTGGGGCGCTGGAAGACTTATCCACCCATGGCATTCGCGTGCTGCAGGGTGAAAGCAGTTCGGTGGCCGCCAGCGAGTCGCAACCGATCGCGATGACGCTGGTGGGCAATGACCGGCCGGGGATTGTTCGCGACATCACCGCGCTGTTGAGCAAGCAGGGCGTCAATTTGGAACGCTTGATCACTGACGTGCGCCCGGCGCCCATGAGCAGCGACCCGCTGTTCCATGCCGACGCGCTGCTGGCGGTGCCATTGACGCTGCCGTTGGAGACCTTGCAGGCAGCCCTGGAAACCCTGGCAGACGACCTGATGGTGGAACTGGAGCTACGCAGCGAGGAATAG